A genomic segment from Oncorhynchus clarkii lewisi isolate Uvic-CL-2024 chromosome 12, UVic_Ocla_1.0, whole genome shotgun sequence encodes:
- the LOC139421827 gene encoding dynein heavy chain-like, giving the protein MSGFFIRMSVVKDYSMLSVGYTMLSVGYSMLAVDYSMLSVDYSMLSVGYFMLSVDYSMLSVGYSMLSVDYSMLSVGYSMLSVDYSMLSVGYFMLSVGYSMLSVGYSMLSVGYSMLSVGYFMLSVGYSMLSVGYSMLSVGYSMLSVGYSMLSVGYSMLSVGYSMLSVGYSIPSVDYSMLSAGYSMLSVGYFMLSVVYSMLSVGYSMLSVDYSMLSVGYSMLSVGYSMLSVGYSMLSVGYSMLSVGYSMLSADSIVLSVGYSMLSVGYSMLSVGYSMLSVGYSMLSVGYSMLSVGYSMLSVGYSMLSVGYSMLSVGYSMLSVGYFMLSVGYSMLSVGYSMLSVGYSMLSVGYFMLSVGYSMLSVVYSMLSVGYSMLSVGYSMLSVGYSMLSADSIVLSVGYSMLSVGYSMLSVGYSMLSVGYSMLSEDSIVLSIGYSMLSEDSIVLSVGYSMLSEDSIVLSVGYFMLSVGYSMLSVDYSMLPIGYSMLSVGYSMLSVGYFMLSVGYFMLCVGYSMLSIGYSMLSVGYSMLSVGYSMLSVCYSMLSVGYSMLSVGYSMLSVGYSMLSVDYSVLSVDYSILSVGYSMLSVDYSMLSNGALYPTDQWAHTGD; this is encoded by the exons ACTACTCCATGCTGTCTGTAGGttacaccatgctgtctgtaggttACTCTATGCTGGCTGTAGACTACTCCATGCTGTCTGTAGACTACTCCATGCTGTCTGTGGGCTACTTCATGCTATCTGTAGACTACTCCATGCTGTCTGTAG GTTACTCCATGCTGTCTGTAGACTACTCCATGCTGTCTGTaggctactccatgctgtctgtAGACTACTCCATGCTGTCTGTGGGCTACTTCATGCTATCTGTAGGTTACTCCATGCTGTCTGTAGGTTACTCCATGCTCTCTGTAGGTTACTCCATGCTGTCTGTGGGTTACTTCATGCTGTCTGTaggctactccatgctgtctgtAGGTTACTCCATGCTGTCTGTAGGTTACTCAATGCTGTCTGTAGGTTACTCCATGTTGTCTGTAGGTTACTCCATGCTGTCTGTAGGTTACTCCATGCTGTCTGTAGGTTACTCCATACCGTCTGTAGACTACTCCATGCTGTCTGCGGGCTATTCCATGCTGTCTGTGGGCTACTTCATGCTGTCTGTAGTTTACTCCATGCTGTCTGTAGGTTACTCCATGCTGTCTGTAGACTACTCCATGCTGTCTGTgggctactccatgctgtctgtgggctactccatgctgtctgtAGGTTACTCCATGCTGTCTGTAGGCTACTCCATGCTATCTGTAGGTTACTCCATGCTGTCTGCAGACTCTATCGTGCTGTCTGTAGGTTACTCCATGCTGTCTGTAGGTTACTCCATGCTGTCTGTAGGTTACTCCATGCTGTCTGTgggctactccatgctgtctgtaggttactccatgttgtctgtaggctactccatgctgtccgtAGGTTACTCCATGCTGTCTGTAGGTTACTCCATGCTGTCTGTAGGTTACTCCATGCTGTCTGTGGGCTACTTCATGCTGTCTGTaggctactccatgctgtccgtAGGTTACTCCATGCTGTCTGTAGGTTACTCCATGCTGTCTGTGGGCTACTTCATGCTGTCTGTAGGTTACTCCATGCTGTCTGTGGTCTACTCCATGCTGTCTGTAGGTTACTCCATGCTGTCTGTaggctactccatgctgtccgtAGGTTACTCCATGCTGTCTGCAGACTCTATCGTGCTGTCTGTAGGTTACTCCATGCTGTCTGTAGGTTACTCCATGCTGTCTGTAGGTTACTCCATGCTGTCTGTaggctactccatgctgtctgaAGACTCTATCGTGCTGTCTATAGGTTACTCCATGCTGTCTGAAGACTCTATCGTGCTGTCTGTAGGTTACTCCATGCTGTCTGAAGACTCTATCGTGCTGTCTGTAGGTTACTTCATGCTGTCCGTAGGTTACTCCATGCTGTCTGTAGACTACTCCATGCTGCCTATaggctactccatgctgtctgtAGGTTACTCCATGCTGTCTGTAGGTTACTTCATGTTGTCTGTGGGCTACTTCATGCTGTGTGTaggctactccatgctgtctataggctactccatgctgtctgtaggttactccatgctgtctgtaggttactccatgctgtctgtatgttactccatgctgtctgtaggctactccatgctgtctgtAGGTTACTCCATGCTGTCTGTAGGTTACTCCATGCTGTCTGTAGATTACTCTGTGCTGTCTGTAGACTACTCCATACTGTCTGTaggctactccatgctgtctgtagactactccatgctgtct AATGGAGCCCTCTATCCAACAGACCAGTGGGCTCACACTGGAGACTAG